Proteins encoded together in one Benincasa hispida cultivar B227 chromosome 1, ASM972705v1, whole genome shotgun sequence window:
- the LOC120067535 gene encoding LOW QUALITY PROTEIN: receptor-like protein kinase FERONIA (The sequence of the model RefSeq protein was modified relative to this genomic sequence to represent the inferred CDS: deleted 2 bases in 2 codons; substituted 1 base at 1 genomic stop codon): MADYCKLTKHSSTTATTFLFAFFHLYFLSLSASGDSPSPYKPTDNILLNCGSSENLSPFGDNRTWFSDVQSKFFPSDYNHNGASVISRAETQSSSVNDVPYLTARLSRSQFTYSFPLSPGPKFVRLYFYSAFYSDFDRFKAFFSVKTSLYTLLSNFNASVNGDDPNSGTITREFCVYADGNDEMLNITFFPANPDSYAFINGIEIVSMPLDLYYTPALKLIDQNNQFLPVDNNTSLQKVYRMNIGGTAISPLVDTGMFRTWSKESNSLNGYVFNAQPANLFIQLNYVKIPSYTAPEDVYRTARTMGPNATLNKSYNLTWEYPVDPGFYYMIRLHFCEFEADITAAGDRVFLIYIGDYMAENNFDVFPRAGGKDSPIYRDYGVHVSRSDQKKVNLSVMLQPKPNDNLTRFSNVILNGVEIFKLNDSNGNLAGQNPDPPPTQSLPPSIPQSDKNKPKPKIVAIVIPVVVGCVVAILALGLFFFRRRRTFTDKASSDGTWWSASYTTSXRNQNKSSKTRNSNLPSDLCRYFSLGEIRAATKNFDDVFINGVGGFGNVYKGYIDNGATQVAIKRLKPGSKQGAHEFKTEIEMLSQLRHLHLVSLIGYCNDGNEMILVYDYMSHGTLRSHLYGKDEQPLTWNQRLQICVGAAKGIHYLHTGATHTIIHRDVKTTNILLDEKWIAKVSDFGLSKVGPANMSDNAHISTVVKGSFGYLDPEYYRRQQLTEKSDVYSFGIVLCEVLCARPPLIRSADKKQVYLAEWVRQCHHDNTVAQTIDPNIKSEISPECLRKFIDIAVSCIEDDGIKRPSMNDVVWGLEFALQLQEASKKEGDVDDVGSGKRDRCEERWLVDETLFSSTGDRRRESGSGVSSFVTTSNSDDSSYTHNKGMSGTVFSEIRDPVGR, from the exons ATGGCGGACTACTGTAAATTAACCAAGCATTCCTCTACAACTGCAACGACTTTCCTATTCGCTTTCTTCCACCTCTATTTTCTCTCCCTCTCTGCTTCCGGCGACTCGCCGTCGCCCTACAAACCCACCGATAACATACTTCTTAATTGTGGTTCATCTGAAAACTTATCTCCATTTGGGGACAACCGCACGTGGTTCAGCGACGTTCAATCCAAATTCTTCCCTTCCGATTACAATCACAATGGTGCATCGGTCATTTCACGAGCCGAGACGCAATCCTCTTCGGTCAACGACGTCCCTTACTTAACAGCACGCCTCTCCCGCTCCCAATTCACCTACTCTTTTCCTCTGAGTCCTGGCCCGAAATTCGTTCGCCTTTACTTCTACTCTGCTTTCTACTCTGACTTCGACCGTTTCAAAGCTTTTTTCTCTGTCAAAACTTCTCTCTACACCCTCCTTTCTAATTTCAATGCTTCCGTTAATGGCGATGATCCTAATTCCGGCACTATCACTCGCGAGTTCTGTGTTTACGCAGATGGAAATGATGAAATGCTTAACATTACATTCTTTCCGGCAAATCCAGACTCGTATGCTTTTATCAATGGGATTGAGATTGTATCCATGCCCTTGGATCTTTATTATACCCCAGCGTTGAAGCTTATCGACCAGAATAATCAGTTCCTCCCAGTTGATAACAACACGTCTCTTCAGAAAGTTTACAGAATGAATATTGGTGGAACAGCCATCTCCCCTCTTGTAGACACTGGAATGTTTCGAACTTGGTCAAAGGAAAGTAATTCGTTGAATGGATATGTATTCAATGCTCAACCTGCTAACTTATTTATCCAACTCAATTATGTTAAAATACCATCATACACGGCTCCAGAAGATGTGTATCGCACTGCTCGGACCATGGGTCCAAATGCTACGCTTAATAAGAGCTACAACCTGACATGGGAGTACCCTGTAGATCCCGGGTTCTATTACATGATTCGTCTTCATTTCTGCGAGTTTGAGGCTGATATCACTGCTGCTGGTGACAGAGTGTTCTTGATTTATATTGGAGACTATATGGCTGAGAATAATTTCGATGTATTTCCTCGGGCGGGAGGGAAAGATAgtcctatttatagagattaTGGTGTTCATGTGTCTAGAAGTGATCAAAAGAAAGTGAATCTCAGTGTTATGCTTCAACCAAAACCAAATGACAATTTGACGAGATTCTCTAATGTGATCTTGAATGGTGTTGAAATCTTCAAATTAAACGATTCTAATGGTAATCTTGCTGGCCAAAACCCAGACCCACCTCCCACTCAATCTCTTCCACCATCAATTCCACAATCGGATAAGAATAAACCAAAACCTAAAATTGTGGCAATTGTAATACCTGTTGTGGTTGGATGTGTGGTTGCAATATTGGCTCTGGGTTTGTTTTTCTTTCGACGACGAAGAACATTTACAGACAAAGCCTCCAGTGATGGAACTTGGTGGTCGGCTTCGTACACCACATCC TGAAGAAATCAAAACAAATCAAGTAAGACCCGCAACTCAAATCTCCCCTCTGATTTATGTCGTTACTTTTCATTAGGGGAGATTAGAGCTGCAACTAAGAATTTTGACGACGTTTTCATCAATGGTGTTGGCGGATTCGGTAACGTGTACAAAGGTTACATCGATAATGGAGCCACTCAAGTGGCAATAAAG CGGTTGAAACCAGGTTCAAAACAGGGCGCGCACGAGTTCAAGACAGAGATCGAGATGCTCTCGCAACTTCGTCATCTCCATCTCGTCTCTCTAATTGGATATTGTAATGATGGAAATGAAATGATTCTAGTCTATGATTACATGTCTCATGGAACTCTCCGTAGTCACCTATATGGGAAAGACGAGCAGCCTCTAACATGGAATCAACGTCTCCAAATTTGTGTTGGTGCAGCAAAAGGGATACACTACCTTCATACAGGAGCTACTCACACCATCATTCACCGTGATGTCAAAACGACTAATATTTTACTTGATGAGAAATGGATCGCAAAAGTTTCGGATTTTGGGTTATCGAAAGTCGGGCCGGCAAACATGTCCGACAATGCGCACATTAGCACAGTTGTTAAAGGTAGCTTTGGATACTTAGACCCAGAATATTATAGACGACAACAGTTAACCGAAAAATCGGATGTATATTCATTTGGGATAGTTCTTTGTGAAGTACTTTGTGCTCGTCCACCATTGATACGCTCTGCAGACAAGAAGCAAGTGTACCTAGCAGAATGGGTAAGACAGTGCCACCATGACAACACGGTGGCTCAAACCATTGACCCGAACATAAAAAGTGAAATATCACCGGAATGCTTGAGAAAGTTCATAGACATCGCTGTGAGTTGCATTGAAGATGATGGCATAAAGCGGCCATCAATGAACGACGTGGTGTGGGGATTGGAGTTTGCATTGCAATTACAAGAGGCATCAAAGAAAGAGGGAGACGTAGATGATGTGGGGAGTGGCAAGAGGGATAGATGCGAAGAACGGTGGTTGGTGGATGAAACATTGTTTAGTAGTACCGGTGATCGGAGACGCGAGTCGGGGTCGGGGGTGAGCAGTTTTGTGACAACAAGCAATAGTGATGATTCAAGTTATACCCATAATAAAGGAATGTCTGGTACTGTTTTTTCTGAGATTAGGGACCCTGTTGGGAGATGA